The following proteins come from a genomic window of Enterobacter chengduensis:
- a CDS encoding MurR/RpiR family transcriptional regulator gives MTTKPEMLSRIEATFSQLTPSEKRVGSWLLAHAAQIPFETAESVGQASGTSGITVGRFLRKLGYRNLEDAKKSLRDPYQPWGMNERLDSWQQQSPLPNRLQHALSLEVDAITQVYQLAQTDVFRRVVHNLAHADAVFVLGIQSTRGIANAFFSHLEYLRPRVSYSEGASGSWVDSLNSGFSHPYVVLTDTRAYSAMARQYCRVASEKGIPLALITDIWCPWARDYSMDLLQVKTDTGHFWDSLAPVSCLFNLLLSGVVEALGDALPARLAVNRQLQQEFGQFER, from the coding sequence ATGACGACGAAACCTGAGATGTTGAGCCGTATCGAAGCGACGTTCAGCCAGCTTACGCCCAGCGAAAAGCGGGTTGGAAGCTGGCTGCTGGCGCACGCCGCGCAGATACCGTTCGAAACGGCTGAAAGCGTCGGTCAGGCTAGCGGGACCAGCGGGATTACCGTTGGACGCTTCCTGCGCAAGCTGGGGTATCGCAACCTTGAAGATGCCAAAAAGAGCCTGCGCGATCCCTATCAGCCCTGGGGCATGAACGAGCGGCTTGACTCCTGGCAACAGCAGTCCCCCCTGCCCAACCGCCTTCAGCACGCCCTGTCGCTGGAAGTTGACGCCATCACGCAGGTTTATCAGCTGGCGCAAACGGACGTCTTCCGCCGGGTGGTGCACAACCTTGCCCATGCGGACGCGGTGTTTGTGCTGGGGATCCAGTCTACGCGCGGGATCGCTAACGCCTTCTTCAGCCACCTTGAGTACCTCCGCCCGCGCGTGAGCTATTCGGAGGGGGCATCCGGCAGCTGGGTAGACTCCCTGAACTCGGGGTTTTCGCACCCGTATGTCGTGCTGACCGATACGCGCGCCTACTCCGCGATGGCCCGCCAGTACTGCCGCGTCGCGAGCGAAAAAGGTATTCCGCTGGCCTTAATTACCGATATCTGGTGCCCGTGGGCGCGGGATTATTCGATGGATTTACTGCAGGTGAAAACCGATACCGGTCATTTCTGGGATTCACTTGCCCCCGTGAGCTGTCTGTTCAACCTGCTGCTGTCGGGCGTGGTGGAGGCGCTGGGCGATGCGCTTCCGGCACGCCTGGCGGTAAACCGACAATTACAGCAAGAGTTTGGTCAATTCGAACGCTAA
- the ddpX gene encoding D-alanyl-D-alanine dipeptidase: MPEESELIDVAKMFPALHIDLKYATADNITGRPIYQEALCLLHTDAATALAKAISIAALAGLKLVVYDAYRPQQAQAQLWDACPNPEYVVDVAIGSNHSRGTAIDVTLMDEHNAVLDMGAGFDEMHDRSHPYHPSVPPHAQRNRLLLNAIMFGGGFVGISSEWWHFELPNAASYPLLDDRFACFSLTHTPL, translated from the coding sequence ATGCCCGAAGAGAGTGAACTGATTGATGTGGCGAAGATGTTTCCCGCGCTGCATATCGATCTGAAGTACGCCACCGCCGATAACATCACCGGTCGCCCGATCTACCAGGAGGCGCTGTGCCTGCTTCATACCGATGCCGCCACCGCGCTCGCAAAAGCCATCAGCATTGCCGCGCTGGCGGGGCTGAAGCTGGTGGTTTACGACGCCTACCGACCGCAGCAGGCGCAGGCCCAGCTGTGGGATGCCTGCCCAAACCCGGAGTATGTGGTCGACGTGGCGATTGGCTCCAACCACAGCCGCGGCACGGCCATCGACGTCACGCTTATGGACGAGCATAACGCCGTGCTGGACATGGGCGCCGGTTTTGACGAAATGCACGATCGTTCGCATCCGTATCACCCTTCCGTACCGCCGCACGCCCAGCGCAACCGTCTGCTGCTGAACGCCATCATGTTTGGCGGCGGTTTTGTAGGTATCAGCAGCGAATGGTGGCATTTCGAACTGCCGAACGCCGCCAGCTATCCGCTGCTTGATGACCGTTTTGCCTGTTTTTCACTGACGCACACCCCTCTTTAA
- a CDS encoding ABC transporter substrate-binding protein, whose amino-acid sequence MKTSLLSTVIAATLALSAPLALAAVPKDMLAIGKAADPQTLDPAITIDNNDWTVTYPSYQRLVKYKPGSTEVEGDLSTGWKASDDQKEWTFTLADNAKFSDGTPVTAEAVKLSFERLLKLGQGPSEAFPKDLKIDAVDDHTVKFTLSQPFAPFLYTLANDGASIINPAVLKANAADDARGFLAQNTAGSGPFMLKSWQKGQQLVLVPNPHWPGEKPHFKRVSVKIIGESASRRLQLSRGDLDIADSLPVDQLAALKQEGKVAVAEYPSLRVTYLYLNNSKAPLNQVDLRRAISWATDYQGMVKGILSGNGKQMRGPIPEGMWGFDASAMQYSFDEAKANAALEKVKDKPASLTFLYSDNDPNWEPIALSTQASLGKIGINVKLEKLANATMRDRVGKGDYDIAIGNWSPDFADPYMFMNYWFESDKKGLPGNRSFYENKDVDSLLQAALKTTDQTERTRDYQQAQKVVIDEAAYVYLFQKNYQLAMNKEVKGFTFNPMLEQVFNIATMSK is encoded by the coding sequence ATGAAAACATCGCTTCTCTCAACCGTCATTGCCGCCACGCTGGCCCTGAGCGCACCGCTGGCGCTGGCCGCCGTCCCGAAAGACATGCTGGCGATCGGTAAAGCCGCCGACCCGCAAACGCTCGATCCGGCCATCACCATCGATAACAACGACTGGACCGTGACCTATCCGTCCTACCAGCGTCTGGTTAAGTACAAGCCGGGCTCCACCGAGGTAGAAGGCGATCTGTCGACGGGCTGGAAAGCCTCCGACGACCAAAAAGAGTGGACCTTTACCCTGGCGGACAATGCAAAATTCTCCGACGGTACCCCGGTCACCGCCGAGGCGGTCAAACTCTCCTTTGAGCGCCTGCTGAAGCTCGGCCAGGGGCCGTCTGAAGCCTTCCCCAAAGATTTGAAAATTGATGCGGTGGATGACCATACGGTGAAGTTCACCCTCAGCCAGCCTTTCGCGCCTTTCCTGTATACGCTGGCAAACGACGGGGCGTCCATCATTAACCCGGCGGTGCTGAAGGCCAATGCCGCGGACGATGCGCGCGGTTTTCTCGCGCAAAATACGGCCGGTTCCGGGCCGTTTATGCTCAAAAGCTGGCAGAAAGGCCAGCAGCTGGTGCTGGTGCCAAACCCCCACTGGCCGGGCGAAAAGCCGCACTTCAAGCGCGTCTCGGTGAAAATTATCGGTGAGAGCGCATCGCGTCGTCTGCAGCTTTCCCGCGGTGACCTGGACATTGCCGACTCCCTGCCGGTCGATCAGCTGGCGGCCCTCAAGCAGGAAGGCAAAGTGGCCGTTGCCGAATACCCGTCCCTGCGCGTGACCTACCTCTACCTCAACAACAGCAAAGCCCCGCTTAATCAGGTGGATTTACGCCGGGCCATTTCCTGGGCGACGGACTACCAGGGGATGGTAAAAGGCATTCTGAGCGGCAACGGCAAGCAGATGCGCGGCCCTATCCCGGAAGGCATGTGGGGCTTTGACGCCTCGGCAATGCAGTACAGCTTCGACGAAGCCAAAGCCAACGCGGCGCTGGAGAAGGTCAAAGACAAGCCCGCCAGCCTGACCTTCCTCTACTCGGACAACGATCCAAACTGGGAGCCTATCGCCCTCTCAACCCAGGCCAGCCTCGGCAAGATCGGCATTAACGTCAAGCTGGAAAAACTGGCCAATGCCACCATGCGCGACCGCGTCGGAAAAGGCGATTACGACATCGCCATCGGCAACTGGAGCCCGGACTTTGCCGACCCGTACATGTTCATGAACTACTGGTTCGAATCGGACAAAAAAGGGCTGCCGGGCAACCGTTCGTTCTATGAGAACAAAGACGTTGATTCGCTGCTCCAGGCCGCGCTGAAAACCACCGACCAGACGGAACGCACCAGGGATTACCAGCAGGCGCAAAAGGTGGTCATCGACGAGGCGGCCTACGTTTATCTGTTCCAGAAGAACTACCAGCTGGCGATGAACAAAGAGGTTAAAGGCTTCACCTTTAATCCGATGCTTGAGCAGGTGTTCAACATCGCCACCATGAGTAAATAA
- a CDS encoding ABC transporter permease produces the protein MTFWSIVRQRCWGLLLVVAGVCIITFIISHLIPGDPARLLAGDRASDDIVQNIRQQLGLDQPLYVQFGRYVDALAHGDLGTSIRTGRPVAEDLKAFFPATLELAFCSLLLALVIGVPLGILSAVYRNRWLDHLVRLMAMTGISTPAFWLGLGVIVLFYGHLQILPGGGRLDDWLDPPTHVTGFYLLDALLEGNGEVFFNALQHLILPSLTLAFVHLGIVARQVRSAMLEQLSEDYIRTARASGLPGWYIVLRYALPNAMIPSITVLGLALGDLLYGAVLTETVFAWPGMGAWVVTSIQALDFPAVMGFAVVVSLAYVLVNLVVDLLYLWIDPRIGRGGAE, from the coding sequence ATGACGTTCTGGAGCATCGTGCGCCAGCGCTGCTGGGGGTTACTCCTGGTGGTGGCCGGTGTCTGTATTATCACCTTTATTATTTCACACCTGATCCCCGGCGACCCGGCCCGTCTGCTGGCCGGCGACCGCGCCAGCGACGACATCGTGCAGAATATTCGCCAGCAGCTGGGGCTGGATCAGCCGCTGTACGTTCAGTTTGGCCGCTACGTGGACGCCCTGGCCCACGGTGATTTAGGCACGTCCATTCGCACCGGGCGCCCGGTTGCAGAAGACCTGAAGGCCTTTTTCCCCGCCACGCTGGAGCTGGCCTTTTGTTCCCTGCTGCTGGCGCTGGTCATCGGCGTGCCGCTGGGGATTTTGTCGGCGGTGTATCGCAACCGCTGGCTCGACCACCTGGTGCGATTAATGGCGATGACCGGGATCTCCACCCCGGCCTTCTGGCTTGGGCTGGGCGTCATTGTCCTGTTTTACGGGCACCTGCAGATCCTGCCGGGCGGCGGCAGGCTCGACGACTGGCTCGATCCGCCGACGCACGTCACCGGGTTTTATCTGCTGGACGCGCTGCTGGAGGGCAACGGCGAGGTCTTTTTCAATGCGCTGCAGCATCTGATTTTACCGTCGCTAACGCTGGCGTTTGTTCACCTGGGCATCGTGGCGCGTCAGGTCCGTTCCGCGATGCTGGAGCAGCTTAGCGAAGACTACATCCGCACCGCCCGCGCCAGCGGCCTGCCCGGCTGGTACATCGTCCTGCGCTACGCCCTGCCGAATGCGATGATCCCGTCGATTACCGTGCTCGGGCTGGCGCTGGGCGATCTGCTGTACGGTGCCGTATTGACCGAAACCGTTTTTGCCTGGCCGGGGATGGGTGCCTGGGTGGTGACGTCCATTCAGGCGCTCGATTTCCCTGCCGTGATGGGCTTCGCGGTCGTCGTTTCGCTGGCCTACGTGCTGGTTAATCTGGTGGTCGATCTGCTTTACCTGTGGATTGACCCGCGAATCGGGCGCGGAGGTGCCGAATGA